A genomic window from Candidatus Andeanibacterium colombiense includes:
- a CDS encoding pyridoxal-phosphate dependent enzyme, protein MRETPLWPLAGPAATQRMGTGTEVLMKLELFQPTGTFKVRGAINNLLALDEAGRAAGVTTISAGNHAIATAYAAHRFGVSAKVVMMKEANPARVAAARAYGAEVIVADSVEHGFALLEGLKQDEGRTYIPSFPNERVVCGTGTIALELFEQAGTLDAIVVPIGGGGLISGISAAAKLISPTTRIYGIEPEKAGVVGRSVKSGTLQTLATVDTIADSLAAPMTNEVSVSFVSRFVDELVTISDDAMTEAAALLFGEAKLAVEAAGAASTAALMGPLRQELAGKRVALIVCGANIDPPSYCKLLQRGTAPGG, encoded by the coding sequence GTGCGTGAAACTCCTCTGTGGCCGCTGGCGGGGCCGGCCGCCACTCAGCGTATGGGTACGGGCACCGAAGTGCTGATGAAGCTTGAGCTGTTCCAGCCGACCGGCACGTTCAAGGTGCGCGGCGCGATCAACAACCTGCTTGCGCTGGACGAGGCCGGCCGGGCGGCCGGTGTCACCACGATCAGCGCGGGCAACCATGCGATCGCTACGGCCTATGCGGCGCACCGCTTCGGGGTGTCGGCCAAGGTCGTGATGATGAAGGAAGCCAATCCCGCGCGGGTTGCGGCTGCGCGCGCTTACGGCGCGGAGGTGATCGTGGCCGACAGTGTGGAGCACGGGTTCGCGCTGCTCGAAGGGCTCAAGCAGGACGAGGGGCGCACCTATATCCCGTCCTTTCCGAACGAACGCGTGGTATGCGGCACCGGCACGATCGCGCTGGAGCTGTTCGAGCAGGCCGGCACGCTCGACGCGATCGTGGTCCCGATCGGCGGAGGAGGGCTGATTTCCGGGATTTCCGCGGCGGCGAAGCTGATTTCGCCGACGACCCGCATCTACGGCATCGAGCCCGAGAAGGCCGGGGTGGTCGGCCGCAGCGTGAAGAGCGGCACGCTCCAGACGCTCGCGACCGTCGACACGATTGCCGACAGCCTGGCCGCGCCGATGACGAATGAGGTTTCCGTGTCCTTCGTGTCGCGTTTCGTGGACGAACTCGTCACCATCTCGGATGACGCGATGACCGAAGCGGCGGCGCTGCTGTTCGGGGAAGCGAAGCTGGCGGTTGAAGCGGCCGGCGCGGCGTCGACCGCCGCCCTGATGGGCCCGCTGCGCCAAGAACTCGCCGGCAAGCGGGTCGCGCTGATCGTTTGCGGGGCGAACATCGATCCGCCGTCTTATTGCAAGCTGCTGCAGCGAGGGACCGCGCCGGGCGGCTGA